A part of Larimichthys crocea isolate SSNF chromosome VII, L_crocea_2.0, whole genome shotgun sequence genomic DNA contains:
- the gdpd1 gene encoding lysophospholipase D GDPD1 — MCAAVYVLSTVTGYVLTSALLLKCPTLLHRRKRETFLGRHISHRGGAGENLENTMAAFKHAVDLGTDMLELDCHLTKDEQVVVSHDANLRRSTGINAYISDTAYAELPSYLCKLGVTFQRECFCEGGEDKRIPLLRDVFDAFPNTPVNIDIKVNNDTLIKKVSELVVKYDREHLTVWGNSSNQVVKKCYQENPRIPVLFSLPRVLQLLGLFYTGLLPFVPLKEQFLEIPMPSIINKLKDPSRLTRSQRIITWLADTLLMRKALFEHLTARGIQVYIWVLNDEEDFKRAFDLGATGVMTDFPTRLKDFMDRNGISKPQ, encoded by the exons atgtgtgctgctgtgtacGTCCTGTCAACGGTAACGGGCTATGTGCTCACCTCTGCCCTGCTGCTGAAATGCCCCACACTTTTGCACCGGAGGAAGCGAGAGACTTTCCTCGGCAGGCACATTTCCCATCGTGGAG gaGCAGGTGAAAACCTGGAAAACACCATGGCAGCTTTCAAGCA CGCGGTGGATCTTGGCACTGACATGTTGGAGTTAGACTGCCACCTGACGAAAGACGAACAGGTAGTGGTTTCGCATGACGCCAACTTGCGGAGGTCCACCGGCATCAACGCCTACATCTCCGATACGGCATATGCT GAGCTCCCTTCGTACCTCTGCAAGCTGGGTGTAACTTTTCAGAGGG AGTGTTTCTGTGAGGGGGGAGAAGACAAACGCATCCCTCTCCTCAGGGACGTTTTTGATGCATTTCCTAATACGCCTGTCAACATCGACATCAAGGTCAACAATGACACACTCATcaaaaag GTCTCTGAGCTGGTGGTTAAGTACGACAGAGAGCATCTGACTGTCTGGGGCAACTCCAGCAACCAGGTTGTAAAGAAGTGTTACCAAGAA AACCCTCGTATTCCAGTCTTATTCAGCCTTCCCAGAGTGTTGCAGCTGTTAGGCCTTTTCTACACTGGTCTCCTGCCGTTTGTTCCCCTCAAGGAGCAGTTTCTGGAGATCCCTATGCCCTCTATTATCAACAA acttAAGGATCCCAGCAGATTAACAAGGAGTCAGCGAATCATCACCTGGCTGGCAGACAC TTTGCTGATGAGGAAAGCTTTGTTTGAGCATCTAACTGCCCGGGGAATACAG GTCTACATTTGGGTGCTGAATGACGAGGAGGACTTCAAGAGGGCGTTTGACTTGGGAGCCACGGGAGTTATGACAGATTTTCCCACCAGGCTTAAAGACTTCATGGACAGGAATGGCATTTCTAAACCCCAGTGA
- the LOC104924161 gene encoding transmembrane protein 120A isoform X2, which translates to MSKGLTVILEEWKCLEEEYQQLQEKHQMYLQKLNEISKLQNSCSSSISSQRRKLKEVSHLVKRCSTGPSEEDAKTLDEIKEKIKTRPNAFFEMEAFLPQKNGLYLSLVLGNVNVTLLSKQSKFAYKDEYEKFKLCLTVLLLLCSFICYFFVSYRFLDAILNFLLVWYYCTLTIRESILITNGSRIKGWWVFHHYVSAFLSGVMLTWPDGILYKTFRNQFLAYTLYQMSTVLLSERVSVQITSSGRKTQHGSDRGRISVLDVERADVSFALPLFWSFLAALQ; encoded by the exons ATGTCCAAAGGTTTAACGGTCATTCTGGAGGAGTGGAAATGTCTGGAAGAAGAGTATCAACAACTGCAG GAGAAACACCAAATGTACTTGCAGAAGCTGAATGAAATCTCCAAACTACAAAACAGCTGCTCTTCCTCCATTTCCAGTCAGCGCAGAAAACTAAAGGAGGTGTCCCACCTCGTGAAGAG ATGTAGCACAGGACCATCAGAAGAAGATGCTAAGACCCTGGATGAAATCAAAGAGAAGATAAAGACGCGACCAAATGCTTTCTTTGAAATGGAAGCTTTTCTTCCACAGAAAAATGG gTTGTATCTCAGTCTGGTTCTTGGAAATGTGAATGTGACTCTTCTCAGCAAGCAGTCAAA ATTTGCCTACAAAGATGAATATGAGAAGTTCAAGCTGTGCCTCACagtcctcctgctgctgtgctcCTTCATATGCTATTTCTTTGTGAGCTACAG ATTTCTTGATGCGATTCTCAATTTCCTGCTGGTTTGGTACTATTGTACACTAACTATCAGGGAAAGTATCCTCATCACCAACGGCTCCAG AATCAAAGGCTGGTGGGTTTTTCATCACTATGTCTCAGCTTTTTTGTCTGGTGTGATGCTAACATG GCCAGATGGGATTCTGTACAAGACATTCAGGAACCAGTTCCTTGCCTACACCTTGTATCAAA TGTCTACAGTGCTATTATCAGAGCGGGTGTCTGTACAGATTACGAGCTCTGGGAGAAAGACACAACATGGATCTGACCGTGG aaggaTTTCAGTCCTGGATGTGGAAAGGGCTGACGTTTCTTTTGCCCTTCCTCTTTTTTGGTCAT ttcTGGCAGCTCTTCAATAG
- the LOC104924161 gene encoding transmembrane protein 120A isoform X1 has product MSKGLTVILEEWKCLEEEYQQLQEKHQMYLQKLNEISKLQNSCSSSISSQRRKLKEVSHLVKRCSTGPSEEDAKTLDEIKEKIKTRPNAFFEMEAFLPQKNGLYLSLVLGNVNVTLLSKQSKFAYKDEYEKFKLCLTVLLLLCSFICYFFVSYRFLDAILNFLLVWYYCTLTIRESILITNGSRIKGWWVFHHYVSAFLSGVMLTWPDGILYKTFRNQFLAYTLYQSFVQCLQCYYQSGCLYRLRALGERHNMDLTVEGFQSWMWKGLTFLLPFLFFGHFWQLFNSLCLFRMAQLPDCKEWQVLMCGLCFLVLFLGNFFTTVAVVRQKLKSRKSKTL; this is encoded by the exons ATGTCCAAAGGTTTAACGGTCATTCTGGAGGAGTGGAAATGTCTGGAAGAAGAGTATCAACAACTGCAG GAGAAACACCAAATGTACTTGCAGAAGCTGAATGAAATCTCCAAACTACAAAACAGCTGCTCTTCCTCCATTTCCAGTCAGCGCAGAAAACTAAAGGAGGTGTCCCACCTCGTGAAGAG ATGTAGCACAGGACCATCAGAAGAAGATGCTAAGACCCTGGATGAAATCAAAGAGAAGATAAAGACGCGACCAAATGCTTTCTTTGAAATGGAAGCTTTTCTTCCACAGAAAAATGG gTTGTATCTCAGTCTGGTTCTTGGAAATGTGAATGTGACTCTTCTCAGCAAGCAGTCAAA ATTTGCCTACAAAGATGAATATGAGAAGTTCAAGCTGTGCCTCACagtcctcctgctgctgtgctcCTTCATATGCTATTTCTTTGTGAGCTACAG ATTTCTTGATGCGATTCTCAATTTCCTGCTGGTTTGGTACTATTGTACACTAACTATCAGGGAAAGTATCCTCATCACCAACGGCTCCAG AATCAAAGGCTGGTGGGTTTTTCATCACTATGTCTCAGCTTTTTTGTCTGGTGTGATGCTAACATG GCCAGATGGGATTCTGTACAAGACATTCAGGAACCAGTTCCTTGCCTACACCTTGTATCAAA gcTTTGTTCAGTGTCTACAGTGCTATTATCAGAGCGGGTGTCTGTACAGATTACGAGCTCTGGGAGAAAGACACAACATGGATCTGACCGTGG aaggaTTTCAGTCCTGGATGTGGAAAGGGCTGACGTTTCTTTTGCCCTTCCTCTTTTTTGGTCAT ttcTGGCAGCTCTTCAATAGCCTGTGCCTCTTCAGGATGGCTCAGCTCCCAGACTGTAAGGAATGGCAG GTCTTGATGTGTGGGCTCTGCTTCCTAGTTTTGTTCCTGGGAAACTTCTTTACCACCGTCGCTGTGGTTCGTCAAAAGCTCAAGAGCAGGAAATCAAAGACACTGTGA